A region of Sphingobium baderi DNA encodes the following proteins:
- a CDS encoding DUF4139 domain-containing protein, which yields MHTVRLFSTLLFALPVAAFAQPSSSDPTGASAQGDVSVTIYNDNLALIQDVRQIAIPSGVSKIEFPDVSAQIRPETLSFAADGASIVEQNFDFDLLSPAKLMEKAVGKTVTIVRTNPATGAEVREQAKVLGVNGGTVLQIGSRIEVLRDDGLPVRVIFDRVPANLRARPTLSVTVDSARAGTRPAAIRYLTPGLGWSADYVALFDAKAGRIDVQGWITLTNNSGTAYDNARTLLVAGSVNQGGSARYTPVRRTNIRAAGTETAAREQLGDFYLYPLAARTTIAERQTKQVSFLDVQAVPAEAGYAYDNAWLGSSDEPQSARSVVTFSTSRTGGLGDALPAGTVRFYMKDASGAPQFIGENSVDHTPMGSELALSTGGAFDVKVKPVVEQRERLSPAKWRSHMRYDLTNAKADPVTVELTQSGLDFIYDDTRIVNESQPSRRVNSNAARWTVTVPANGTATVTAVFETRY from the coding sequence ATGCACACCGTTCGTCTGTTTTCCACCTTGTTGTTCGCTTTGCCTGTCGCCGCCTTCGCGCAGCCTTCCTCTTCCGATCCGACGGGTGCTTCGGCGCAGGGCGATGTATCCGTCACCATCTATAACGATAATCTCGCGCTTATTCAGGACGTGCGGCAGATCGCCATTCCATCGGGCGTCAGCAAGATCGAGTTTCCCGACGTGTCCGCGCAGATTCGCCCAGAAACCCTCTCCTTTGCGGCGGACGGCGCCTCGATCGTCGAGCAGAATTTCGATTTCGATCTGCTGTCCCCGGCCAAGCTGATGGAAAAGGCGGTGGGCAAGACCGTCACCATTGTCCGCACCAATCCCGCGACCGGCGCAGAGGTGCGGGAACAGGCCAAGGTGCTGGGTGTCAATGGCGGCACGGTGCTCCAGATCGGGAGCCGGATAGAGGTGCTGCGCGACGATGGTTTGCCGGTGCGCGTCATTTTCGACCGTGTTCCCGCCAATCTGCGGGCGCGTCCGACCCTTTCCGTGACGGTGGACAGCGCGCGGGCCGGAACGCGTCCGGCCGCGATCCGCTATCTGACCCCTGGTCTGGGCTGGAGTGCGGATTATGTCGCGCTGTTCGATGCCAAGGCAGGCCGGATCGACGTGCAGGGCTGGATCACGCTTACTAATAATTCGGGTACGGCCTATGACAATGCCCGGACGCTGCTGGTGGCGGGCAGCGTCAATCAGGGTGGGTCGGCGCGCTATACGCCCGTGCGCCGGACCAATATCCGCGCCGCCGGAACCGAAACGGCCGCGCGCGAGCAGCTGGGTGATTTCTATCTCTATCCGCTGGCCGCCCGCACGACGATTGCGGAGCGGCAGACCAAGCAGGTCAGCTTTCTGGATGTGCAGGCCGTTCCAGCCGAGGCGGGCTATGCCTATGACAATGCATGGCTGGGCAGTTCCGACGAACCGCAGAGCGCGCGCAGCGTCGTCACCTTTTCCACCTCGCGCACCGGCGGGCTGGGCGATGCGCTGCCTGCGGGGACGGTCCGCTTTTACATGAAGGATGCATCGGGCGCGCCGCAATTCATTGGTGAAAACAGCGTGGACCATACGCCGATGGGGAGCGAACTCGCGCTGTCCACCGGCGGTGCCTTTGATGTGAAGGTGAAGCCGGTGGTGGAACAGCGCGAGCGTTTGTCGCCGGCCAAATGGCGGTCGCACATGCGCTATGACCTGACCAATGCCAAGGCCGATCCGGTCACGGTCGAACTCACCCAGTCCGGCCTCGATTTCATTTATGATGACACCCGGATCGTCAATGAAAGCCAGCCGTCTCGCCGGGTCAACAGCAATGCGGCGCGCTGGACGGTGACGGTTCCCGCCAATGGGACGGCGACCGTTACGGCTGTCTTCGAAACCCGCTATTGA
- a CDS encoding DUF4139 domain-containing protein, whose translation MTSTLAESASVTVYRNPDRGEGAIDPRFPEGFALISEKRRITLPAGESTIRFEGVADGMIAVSAVVTGLPGGVVQKNRDAKLLSPAALVDGTLGRTVHLRRTDPATGKVTEQDAIIRSASSEALVLETQQGVEGLRCSGLPETVTYDSLPPDLSIRPTLSVTTNSPAAAETEVTLTYLATGFDWAANYVARIRPDGRSMDLFAWLTVANGNQTAFPQASLLAVAGRLNRTSDYDALVEDAPSPRLMLRCWRFEGYAAAPGWMGGAPQPAPPPMAAPAMMAARMAEDIVVTSQRVARQEELGDLKLYRVPMAVDINPNAQKQVALLHRDSIAFESYYAAQLLASDESPQPRPLHRMIRFDNREDRGAGVPLPSGGIAIFAPRGDESLLLADSQMRDYAKGETIRVEAGETTQQTIVQERWGKGMRLTLANAASSPATAEIEIADAEGARLVSPSRRLARRDGRWLWKAVIPANGAASLEYRVRE comes from the coding sequence GTGACATCGACCCTGGCCGAATCGGCATCGGTGACCGTCTATCGCAATCCCGATCGCGGCGAAGGCGCAATCGATCCCCGATTTCCGGAAGGCTTCGCTCTTATAAGCGAGAAAAGGCGAATCACGCTTCCGGCAGGCGAATCGACGATCCGGTTCGAAGGCGTGGCTGATGGGATGATCGCGGTCAGTGCCGTCGTCACGGGGCTACCGGGCGGTGTCGTCCAGAAAAACCGTGACGCGAAACTGCTTTCGCCCGCGGCGTTGGTCGACGGCACGCTGGGGCGCACCGTCCACCTGCGCCGCACCGATCCGGCGACGGGCAAGGTGACGGAGCAGGACGCCATCATCCGGTCCGCCTCCAGTGAAGCGCTGGTGCTGGAAACGCAGCAGGGCGTGGAGGGGCTGCGCTGCTCCGGCCTGCCGGAAACCGTCACCTATGATTCGCTGCCGCCCGATTTGTCGATTCGTCCTACATTGTCGGTAACGACCAACAGTCCGGCTGCGGCCGAGACGGAGGTGACGCTGACATACCTTGCCACCGGCTTCGACTGGGCGGCGAACTATGTGGCGCGGATCAGGCCCGATGGACGGTCGATGGACCTGTTCGCATGGCTGACCGTGGCCAATGGCAACCAGACGGCTTTTCCGCAGGCCAGCCTGCTTGCCGTGGCCGGGCGCCTGAACCGGACGTCGGATTATGATGCGCTAGTGGAAGACGCGCCGTCTCCCCGGCTGATGCTGCGATGCTGGCGCTTTGAAGGCTATGCTGCTGCCCCCGGCTGGATGGGCGGCGCGCCGCAACCTGCCCCGCCTCCGATGGCCGCCCCGGCCATGATGGCTGCGCGGATGGCGGAGGATATCGTCGTAACGTCGCAGCGTGTCGCCCGGCAGGAAGAGCTGGGCGACCTCAAACTTTATCGCGTGCCGATGGCTGTCGACATCAATCCCAACGCGCAAAAGCAGGTCGCGCTGCTGCACAGGGATAGCATCGCTTTTGAATCCTATTATGCCGCGCAGCTGCTGGCCTCGGACGAAAGCCCGCAGCCACGCCCCCTCCACCGCATGATACGGTTCGACAACAGGGAAGATCGGGGGGCGGGCGTGCCTTTGCCGTCGGGCGGCATCGCCATTTTCGCGCCGCGCGGCGATGAATCGCTGCTGCTGGCGGATTCGCAGATGCGCGACTATGCCAAAGGCGAAACGATCCGTGTCGAAGCGGGAGAAACCACGCAACAGACCATTGTGCAGGAGAGGTGGGGCAAGGGGATGCGCCTGACCCTGGCCAATGCGGCTTCTTCCCCCGCGACGGCGGAAATCGAGATCGCCGATGCTGAAGGGGCCAGACTGGTTTCTCCATCGCGTCGACTTGCCCGGCGCGACGGGCGATGGTTATGGAAAGCCGTTATTCCCGCCAACGGGGCCGCTTCACTGGAATATCGGGTTCGCGAATAG
- a CDS encoding acyl-CoA thioesterase: MTDPEREVVLRVVPHIIDINSNGHIFGGWVLSQMDIAGGIVAGRIAQGPVATVAIESMKFISPILLGDIVSLYAYEERRGRTSIGIRIDVAATRGKDQRKVDLTSGLFTFVALDEHHRPRPLPTG, translated from the coding sequence ATGACTGATCCCGAACGCGAAGTAGTGCTGCGGGTCGTTCCGCACATCATCGACATCAACAGCAACGGCCATATCTTCGGCGGATGGGTGCTCAGTCAGATGGATATTGCGGGCGGCATCGTCGCGGGGCGAATCGCGCAGGGGCCAGTGGCGACCGTGGCGATCGAAAGCATGAAGTTCATCTCCCCCATCCTGCTGGGCGATATAGTGTCGCTCTATGCTTATGAGGAACGGCGGGGCCGCACGTCCATCGGCATCCGCATCGATGTGGCGGCGACACGCGGCAAGGACCAGCGCAAGGTCGATCTTACCAGCGGACTCTTCACTTTCGTGGCGCTGGATGAGCATCATCGCCCGCGCCCCTTGCCGACAGGTTAG